From one Fusobacterium mortiferum ATCC 9817 genomic stretch:
- a CDS encoding LytTR family transcriptional regulator encodes MENNLDEVEKLFSESFKSVGTSQFEIAKNKSEFLLSIRNQIENLKGKMSFYINDYVEDYFGDLISSYCEVTIIYFEEEEKKITTRLTTVFFKENDEWRIINMHNSIAKITQEKNEMFPISYMSKLEQNNETNIFLLEKFRRGFFSLKEIAYIVYSSITRKTIFYLNNLESFELKKKFSEVEEKLKKFSFFCKVDRGTLVNLESIKILDFKEECIVFKNQQILYLSKVKLKKIENRWKKIKKENNIEL; translated from the coding sequence AAAAATTATTTTCTGAAAGTTTTAAAAGTGTAGGAACTAGTCAATTTGAAATAGCTAAGAATAAAAGTGAATTTCTATTAAGTATAAGGAATCAAATAGAAAATTTAAAAGGAAAGATGAGTTTTTATATAAATGATTATGTCGAAGATTATTTTGGAGATTTAATTTCTTCTTATTGTGAAGTAACAATTATTTATTTTGAAGAGGAAGAGAAAAAAATAACAACTAGATTAACAACTGTTTTTTTTAAAGAGAATGATGAGTGGAGAATAATAAATATGCATAATTCAATTGCAAAAATAACTCAGGAAAAAAATGAAATGTTTCCAATAAGCTATATGTCAAAACTAGAACAAAATAATGAAACTAATATATTTTTACTTGAAAAATTTAGGCGAGGTTTCTTTTCTTTAAAGGAGATTGCATATATTGTTTATTCAAGTATAACAAGAAAAACAATTTTCTATTTGAATAATTTAGAAAGTTTTGAGTTAAAGAAAAAATTTTCTGAGGTTGAAGAAAAATTAAAAAAATTTTCTTTTTTTTGTAAAGTAGATAGAGGAACTTTGGTAAATTTAGAATCTATAAAAATATTAGATTTTAAAGAAGAGTGTATTGTATTTAAAAATCAACAAATATTATATCTAAGTAAAGTAAAATTAAAAAAAATAGAAAATAGATGGAAAAAAATAAAAAAAGAAAATAATATAGAGTTATAA
- a CDS encoding COG1470 family protein, translating into MFRILIFLFLSIKIWAYVNITPLTFDKRIDGEGGYKEYTLSNSSKNITKYRIYIEKNNKEYDMSDWVEFFPKTLTLKPGESKKIKVLITAPNDSREGEYTTNLCIKEVEVPLKNKELNILTNLKIELAGYVGDLKPKIEITNIYREDKSLKISFKNTGEIRQYFEMYCLDSKEKELVYLDRVRLFSKEEKEVKLLVEKIKGKLIILDQEGNNVLEKKIRRFK; encoded by the coding sequence ATGTTTAGAATTTTAATTTTTTTATTTTTATCAATAAAAATATGGGCATATGTTAATATTACTCCATTAACTTTTGATAAAAGAATAGATGGAGAGGGGGGATATAAGGAATACACACTTTCAAACTCAAGTAAAAATATTACTAAATATAGAATATACATTGAAAAAAATAATAAAGAATATGATATGAGTGATTGGGTGGAATTTTTTCCTAAAACACTTACATTAAAGCCAGGGGAGAGTAAAAAAATTAAAGTCTTAATAACAGCTCCAAATGATAGTAGAGAAGGGGAATATACAACTAATCTATGTATCAAAGAAGTTGAAGTTCCTTTGAAAAATAAGGAGTTAAATATTTTAACTAATTTAAAAATAGAGTTAGCTGGTTATGTGGGAGATTTAAAACCAAAGATTGAGATAACAAATATTTATAGGGAAGATAAGAGTTTAAAAATATCTTTTAAAAATACTGGAGAGATAAGGCAATACTTTGAAATGTATTGTTTAGATTCCAAAGAAAAAGAGTTAGTTTATTTAGATAGAGTTAGACTTTTTTCTAAAGAGGAGAAAGAAGTTAAGCTTTTAGTTGAAAAAATAAAAGGAAAGCTTATCATATTAGACCAAGAGGGGAATAATGTTTTAGAAAAGAAAATAAGGAGATTTAAATGA
- a CDS encoding LysM peptidoglycan-binding domain-containing protein — MKKLILIFYVIISFKTLSVENLRFEVEKIDENLVLVNIVGVEKKEIKNDFEEYPYHKVRKGEYLNKIAKDYQKRPAKLVQINELKNPNLIYPKQKIYLEKKKSIDIEKIPKYHIVQRGENIISIALEYELDWKQILRLNSLESVTDIYPGQKIVLK, encoded by the coding sequence ATGAAGAAGTTAATTTTAATATTTTATGTAATTATTAGTTTTAAAACTTTAAGTGTAGAAAATTTAAGATTTGAAGTAGAAAAGATAGATGAAAATTTAGTTTTGGTTAATATTGTTGGTGTGGAGAAAAAAGAGATAAAAAATGATTTTGAAGAGTACCCTTATCATAAAGTAAGAAAAGGAGAATACTTAAATAAAATAGCTAAAGATTATCAAAAAAGACCAGCAAAATTAGTACAGATAAATGAGTTAAAAAATCCTAATTTAATTTATCCAAAACAAAAAATCTATTTAGAAAAAAAGAAGAGTATAGATATTGAAAAAATTCCAAAATATCATATAGTTCAAAGAGGAGAAAATATTATTTCAATAGCTTTAGAATATGAACTAGATTGGAAACAAATATTGAGATTAAATAGTTTAGAAAGTGTAACCGATATATATCCTGGTCAAAAGATAGTATTAAAGTAA